A region of Pelagicoccus sp. SDUM812003 DNA encodes the following proteins:
- a CDS encoding response regulator transcription factor, producing MGANDLRDRNFSLYSSICKAKRFIVEWACGRRIEVDACGLPFRVVKFRFSSCESTKTRLRALAVPLESIYVGVALGQKRAGQMSAEGSPAWRTLCLNVALHSSMTNDNILSSKNSIVTVAVIDDDKKLLELLTEWIDEAPGFACVGSYADAESAMSRIDRIVPDVALVDINLPGLSGIEFVKRLKERLPQTQFVMLTAYEDSEYVFDALSSGATGYLLKSTDRKALLSAVCEVYAGGSPMTSSIARKVVESLNRTAPVRNPSDDLSKRETEVLRLLAQGHLYKEIAADLGISYQTVNTHVRRIYEKLHVHSRSQAVALFAPMPKQPEA from the coding sequence ATGGGCGCAAACGACCTACGCGATCGCAATTTTTCACTCTATTCGTCGATTTGCAAGGCCAAGAGGTTTATCGTGGAATGGGCCTGCGGAAGGCGCATTGAGGTCGACGCTTGCGGCCTGCCTTTCCGAGTGGTAAAATTTCGGTTTAGCAGTTGCGAATCCACGAAAACTCGTCTTCGGGCGCTTGCCGTGCCCTTAGAGTCAATCTATGTTGGCGTCGCTTTGGGGCAAAAGCGCGCCGGGCAAATGTCAGCTGAGGGTTCGCCGGCTTGGCGCACGCTTTGTCTCAACGTCGCACTCCATTCGAGCATGACCAACGACAACATTCTTTCATCGAAAAACTCGATCGTCACCGTTGCCGTGATCGATGACGACAAGAAGCTTCTCGAGCTGCTAACTGAATGGATTGATGAGGCTCCAGGATTTGCCTGTGTGGGAAGCTACGCGGACGCGGAAAGCGCCATGTCTCGCATCGATAGGATCGTTCCGGACGTCGCGTTGGTAGACATTAACCTGCCCGGCTTGAGTGGAATCGAATTTGTCAAAAGGCTGAAGGAGCGCCTGCCGCAGACTCAGTTTGTCATGTTAACAGCCTACGAGGACTCCGAATATGTATTCGATGCGCTGTCATCGGGAGCGACTGGATACTTGCTAAAGTCCACCGATCGGAAAGCTCTGTTGTCAGCGGTGTGCGAGGTGTACGCGGGCGGCTCGCCAATGACCAGTAGCATTGCTCGGAAGGTGGTCGAGTCTCTCAATCGCACTGCACCCGTTAGGAACCCATCCGATGACCTTTCGAAACGTGAGACCGAAGTGCTTCGGCTTCTTGCTCAAGGACATCTCTACAAGGAGATTGCGGCAGACTTAGGCATAAGCTATCAAACCGTGAATACGCATGTTCGGCGGATTTATGAAAAGCTTCACGTTCATTCCCGTAGCCAAGCCGTAGCGCTTTTTGCGCCCATGCCGAAACAGCCGGAGGCGTGA
- a CDS encoding response regulator gives MNQLGKILLVEDDSRDVELTLMALEKYKLSNKIVVTRDGVEALDYLYKRGKFENTSNDLPVVILLDLKMPRMNGIEVIRTLKSDERMRIIPIVVLTSSQEDLDLKECYRLGVNAYVVKPVRFSEFVEAVENIGVFWALLNELPKVDS, from the coding sequence ATGAACCAACTTGGAAAAATACTATTGGTCGAGGACGACTCTAGAGATGTCGAGCTCACCTTGATGGCCCTTGAGAAATACAAGCTCTCAAACAAGATCGTGGTGACTCGAGACGGAGTGGAAGCCTTGGACTACCTATACAAAAGGGGAAAGTTCGAAAACACATCAAACGATCTTCCTGTGGTGATCCTTCTTGATCTGAAGATGCCCAGAATGAACGGAATAGAGGTCATCCGAACTTTGAAATCAGACGAGCGAATGAGGATCATCCCCATCGTCGTGCTCACTTCTTCGCAAGAGGATTTGGACCTCAAAGAATGCTATAGACTTGGAGTGAACGCGTATGTCGTAAAGCCCGTCCGCTTCAGTGAATTTGTTGAAGCTGTAGAAAACATAGGCGTGTTCTGGGCATTGCTAAACGAGCTACCGAAAGTCGACTCCTGA